The following are encoded in a window of Jeotgalibacillus aurantiacus genomic DNA:
- a CDS encoding transposase has translation MPRQKRTLSKTDFYHVIIRGANRQEIFHDEDDRIEFINIIERKRRDFPLVIHAWCQMGNHVHFLIKCPMEKLSLFMKRIGVSYVKYYHGKYKTNGHLFQDRFKSEEVETEHYLLTVVRYIHQNPVIAGITNKPNEWKWSSCSAYYHENGPFSSLIETSLIMNFFNHSIPHFKTFNEETKKQDWCMSAFTDTNRLSDQQARKLIAAKVGTEILPHIKSLPKEQRDPILHQIKQIPHLSIRQAARLLGVSQSLIYRA, from the coding sequence ATGCCGAGGCAAAAGAGAACTTTAAGTAAAACTGACTTTTACCATGTCATTATCCGGGGAGCAAATCGGCAGGAGATCTTTCATGATGAAGATGACCGGATTGAGTTTATCAACATCATCGAACGGAAAAGACGAGACTTTCCTTTGGTCATTCATGCCTGGTGTCAGATGGGGAACCATGTCCACTTTTTAATAAAATGTCCGATGGAAAAACTGTCCCTCTTCATGAAAAGAATCGGTGTCAGCTATGTGAAATACTATCACGGCAAATATAAAACGAATGGACACCTTTTTCAGGACAGATTCAAAAGTGAGGAAGTGGAAACAGAACATTACTTGCTCACAGTCGTCCGATACATTCACCAAAATCCGGTTATCGCCGGGATCACTAACAAGCCCAACGAGTGGAAGTGGAGCAGCTGCAGTGCTTACTATCACGAAAACGGTCCTTTTTCCAGCCTCATTGAAACCTCTCTGATCATGAACTTCTTCAATCACAGCATTCCTCATTTTAAAACCTTCAACGAAGAAACGAAAAAACAAGACTGGTGTATGTCAGCCTTTACGGATACAAACAGACTCTCTGACCAGCAGGCAAGAAAGCTCATCGCCGCAAAAGTTGGAACAGAAATCCTCCCTCACATCAAAAGCCTCCCAAAAGAACAGCGCGACCCGATCCTTCATCAAATTAAACAAATCCCACACCTTTCAATCCGACAGGCAGCAAGACTACTTGGCGTTTCGCAGAGTTTGATATATCGGGCGTGA